One Labrus mixtus chromosome 12, fLabMix1.1, whole genome shotgun sequence DNA segment encodes these proteins:
- the LOC132984503 gene encoding gap junction Cx32.2 protein-like — MGDWSYLSALLDKVQTHSTVVGKIWMSVLFLFRIFVLGAAADKVWGDEVSEFYCDSQEPGCSHACYNWMFPVSYVHYWVLQITFVSTPTLVYLGHAVHVIHREKRMLEQQQRNTSGGGVLMKTRYTDDRGKVKIKGVLFCTYMTQLIFKVLLEVGFTVAQFYIFGSVFMVSLFHCTLSPPCPRFSGAQCYVSRPTEKTVFIIFMLAVSGVSVLLNVVEMIYLLYKRSRERRKRLSTQQQAVPSNPAWGGGASRYGGFALLPVPAAGVTGEEQSGDSDWKEKDT, encoded by the exons ATGGGGGACTGGTCCTACCTGTCCGCCCTGCTCGACAAGGTGCAGACTCACTCCACGGTGGTGGGCAAAATCTGGATGagcgtcctcttcctcttcaggaTCTTCGTCCTGGGAGCGGCTGCAGACAAAGTGTGGGGGGACGAGGTGTCCGAGTTCTACTGTGACAGCCAAGAACCTGGCTGCAGCCACGCCTGCTACAACTGGATGTTCCCCGTCTCCTACGTCCACTACTGGGTGCTGCAGATCACCTTCGTGTCCACACCCACTCTGGTGTACCTGGGCCACGCCGTGCATGTCAtccacagagagaagaggatgttggagcagcagcagaggaacacCTCAG GTGGAGGTGTGCTGATGAAGACGAGGTACACAGACGACAGGGGGAAGGTGAAGATTAAAGGCGTCCTCTTCTGCACCTACATGACCCAGCTGATCTTCAAGGTGCTGCTGGAGGTGGGCTTCACTGTGGCTCAGTTCTACATCTTCGGCTCCGTCTTCATGGTCTCCTTATTCCACTGCACCCTGTCTCCGCCATGTCCACGCTTCTCCGGGGCCCAGTGTTACGTCTCCCGTCCCACGGAGAAGACggtcttcatcatcttcatgctGGCGGTGTCGGGCGTGTCGGTGCTGCTGAACGTGGTGGAGATGATCTACCTGCTGTATAAGCGGAGCAGAGAGCGCAGGAAGAGGCTCTCGACtcagcagcaggccgtcccgTCTAACCCAGCGTGGGGGGGCGGGGCCAGCAGGTATGGTGGATTCGCTCTGTTACctgtacctgctgcaggtgttacaggtgAGGAGCAGAGCGGGGACTCAGACTGGAAGGAGAAGGACACCTGA